From the Desulfosarcina sp. BuS5 genome, one window contains:
- a CDS encoding tetratricopeptide repeat protein has translation MKPIHKIIIAALTLFAAIFIPLAAMAGEPKWQNVPEIIRTRSGTAQKGNFLFATATAGAENIRADKAHEIARKKSFLRALQMIQIASSCKDLIADLKPDEQLQFIQIFAPFAADDHIKGITVIRQWEKKRIHYTTLAAPLAEVSNIKCKFPDLSSAIFSYIVIDNPSISGLAFCLRHVPEHSSLNNKIKNRITKWFKDNDQKEFALCTTENGLQDGGCFKNALERKAAYLKALSCPEAEVYQFILSQYTAPPDTEYYAWSEIWPLAWKSEMKRLKDNPVSNLIVASFGHAVTGKPAPPAAEYIQAVNLFNRAKTDEDVGRVIDLLFLACEKQPLSPETYNLIGACYRHLRKYETALPFLRQALNLEPEYDFALVNLGLCCGKLGLMRAAEYYFGQDAVKNSGNDWVRGCREKFNHENTKVRKNEKGQGQKGNNYGV, from the coding sequence ATGAAACCAATACACAAAATCATAATTGCCGCCCTGACCTTGTTTGCAGCGATTTTTATCCCTCTTGCAGCCATGGCCGGAGAACCAAAGTGGCAAAACGTGCCTGAAATAATCAGGACCCGGTCCGGCACGGCGCAAAAAGGAAATTTTTTATTTGCCACCGCTACGGCCGGCGCGGAAAATATCCGGGCAGACAAGGCCCATGAAATCGCCCGCAAAAAATCTTTTCTGCGCGCGCTTCAAATGATTCAGATTGCCTCATCCTGCAAAGACCTGATTGCAGATCTTAAACCTGATGAGCAGCTTCAGTTTATTCAAATTTTTGCCCCGTTTGCGGCCGATGACCATATCAAAGGCATCACCGTCATCCGTCAATGGGAAAAAAAGCGTATTCATTACACGACGCTTGCGGCGCCCCTTGCGGAGGTCAGCAATATAAAATGTAAATTCCCCGATTTATCCTCGGCAATTTTTAGCTATATCGTGATTGACAATCCTTCAATTTCCGGTCTTGCCTTTTGCCTGCGTCACGTGCCGGAGCATTCCTCTTTAAATAATAAAATTAAAAACCGTATAACAAAGTGGTTTAAAGATAATGATCAAAAAGAGTTTGCCCTTTGTACAACGGAAAATGGTTTGCAGGACGGCGGCTGTTTTAAAAACGCGCTTGAACGGAAAGCTGCATATTTAAAAGCTTTGAGCTGCCCGGAAGCCGAGGTTTATCAGTTTATATTATCTCAATACACTGCCCCGCCTGATACTGAATACTACGCATGGTCGGAAATATGGCCTTTGGCGTGGAAAAGCGAGATGAAACGTCTTAAAGACAATCCTGTGTCAAATCTGATTGTCGCAAGCTTTGGGCATGCAGTAACAGGAAAGCCCGCTCCGCCGGCCGCTGAATACATCCAGGCTGTAAACCTGTTTAACCGGGCAAAGACGGACGAAGATGTCGGCAGGGTGATTGATCTGCTGTTTTTGGCATGTGAAAAACAACCTTTATCACCTGAAACATATAATTTAATCGGGGCCTGTTATCGGCATCTAAGAAAATATGAAACAGCGCTTCCGTTTTTGCGGCAGGCGCTTAATCTTGAACCGGAATACGATTTTGCGCTGGTAAATCTGGGATTATGCTGCGGGAAACTGGGTTTGATGCGGGCGGCAGAGTATTATTTTGGGCAGGATGCTGTGAAAAATAGTGGGAATGATTGGGTGCGGGGATGCCGTGAAAAATTTAATCACGAAAACACGAAAGTACGAAAGAACGAAAAAGGGCAAGGGCAAAAGGGAAATAATTATGGGGTATGA
- a CDS encoding type II toxin-antitoxin system Phd/YefM family antitoxin: protein MRVVNFSEARNNLKSVLDQVVDDANYTIITRRDSENAVVMSLDTFNSYMETFHLLRSPANAAHLSKSIEQYKNGKVQEKELIVE from the coding sequence ATGCGAGTTGTCAATTTTAGTGAAGCCAGAAACAATTTAAAATCCGTTTTAGATCAAGTCGTTGATGATGCTAACTACACTATAATCACTCGGCGGGATTCAGAAAATGCGGTGGTAATGTCCTTAGACACCTTCAATAGTTATATGGAGACATTCCATCTTCTCAGATCGCCTGCTAATGCTGCTCATCTATCAAAATCAATTGAACAATATAAAAATGGAAAAGTTCAAGAAAAGGAATTGATAGTTGAGTAG
- a CDS encoding ATP-binding protein, producing the protein MKKYPIGIQSFEKIRSSNFYYVDKTEFVYNLIKEESGYYFLSRPRRFGKSLFLDTLHQAFAGRKEYFKGLFLENNWNWDEQFPVLHISFGAGVLRDIDSLNSRFNYLLSRFAEEYKVELKEKNISDRFDELVRKIFEKQNRQVVILIDEYDKPILDNIDKPDLAIEIREKLKNFYSVIKDLDNCLKFVFLTGVSRFSKVSIFSGLNNLKDISLDNRYSAICGYTQNELEYVFKEPLKLADLNKIQEWYNGYNFLGEPVYNPFDVLIYLDTGEFRNYWFETGTPSFLIKLIQERRYYVPDLESFNAGDEILGSFEIDNLSLETVLFQTGYITIKNQAELDTEYVYTLSYPNLEVKKSLNRYILKSLSQVSISDRTKTWINIRKALAAGDLEIVNENFHSFFASIPHDWYRKNRISEYEGYYASIFYAYFTATGLDVTAEDTTNKGRIDLTIKLDDKIYIIEFKVIEVDKTKGPALEQIKRKKYSEKYQQKGKKIYLVGIEFSRDDKNIKNFMWEEEISG; encoded by the coding sequence ATGAAAAAATATCCCATCGGAATCCAGAGTTTTGAAAAAATAAGATCAAGCAATTTCTATTACGTGGATAAAACCGAGTTCGTTTATAATCTAATTAAAGAAGAATCCGGTTATTATTTTCTCTCCCGTCCCAGAAGATTCGGGAAAAGTCTTTTTCTCGATACATTACACCAGGCATTTGCAGGCAGAAAAGAATATTTTAAAGGTCTGTTTCTTGAAAACAACTGGAACTGGGATGAGCAGTTTCCTGTGCTGCATATCAGTTTTGGAGCAGGCGTACTCAGGGATATTGACAGCCTGAATTCGCGTTTTAATTATCTTCTTTCCCGATTTGCAGAAGAATATAAGGTTGAATTAAAAGAAAAAAACATAAGTGACCGGTTTGATGAGCTTGTAAGAAAAATATTTGAAAAACAAAACCGGCAAGTTGTAATCCTGATAGATGAATACGACAAACCGATCCTCGACAACATCGATAAACCTGACCTTGCCATTGAAATCAGGGAAAAACTCAAAAATTTCTATTCCGTTATCAAGGATTTGGACAATTGCCTTAAATTTGTATTTTTAACCGGAGTCTCAAGGTTTAGCAAGGTGAGTATTTTCAGCGGGTTGAATAATCTCAAGGACATTAGCCTTGATAATCGTTATTCAGCAATTTGCGGTTATACCCAAAACGAACTTGAATATGTATTTAAGGAACCTCTTAAACTCGCTGATCTGAATAAAATTCAAGAGTGGTATAATGGTTATAATTTTTTGGGTGAACCTGTTTACAATCCATTTGATGTTTTGATTTATCTTGATACAGGTGAATTCCGAAATTACTGGTTTGAAACCGGAACCCCTTCTTTTTTGATAAAACTTATTCAGGAGAGAAGATATTATGTCCCGGATCTTGAATCTTTTAATGCGGGAGATGAAATTTTGGGCAGTTTTGAGATTGATAATCTATCCCTTGAGACTGTTTTATTTCAGACAGGCTATATTACCATAAAAAATCAGGCTGAACTTGATACTGAATATGTTTACACGCTTTCATACCCTAATCTTGAAGTTAAAAAAAGCCTGAACAGATATATTCTTAAATCTCTCAGCCAGGTCTCCATATCCGATAGAACAAAAACCTGGATTAATATCAGAAAAGCTCTTGCTGCAGGTGATCTTGAAATAGTAAATGAAAATTTTCACTCCTTTTTTGCCTCAATCCCCCATGACTGGTACAGAAAAAACAGAATTTCAGAATATGAAGGATATTACGCATCAATTTTTTATGCATATTTTACTGCAACGGGTCTTGATGTAACAGCCGAAGATACCACAAACAAGGGAAGAATTGACTTAACAATAAAACTTGACGATAAAATTTATATAATCGAGTTCAAGGTAATTGAGGTTGATAAAACCAAAGGGCCTGCCCTTGAACAAATAAAAAGAAAAAAATATTCTGAGAAATATCAGCAAAAAGGGAAAAAGATTTATCTTGTCGGCATAGAATTCAGCAGGGATGATAAAAATATAAAAAATTTTATGTGGGAGGAGGAAATTTCAGGGTAA
- a CDS encoding GxxExxY protein, giving the protein MGYDFEGLSEKIIGAAIAVHKEPGPGFLESIYQKFTN; this is encoded by the coding sequence ATGGGGTATGATTTTGAAGGATTAAGTGAAAAAATAATTGGCGCTGCAATTGCTGTGCATAAAGAGCCTGGACCCGGCTTTTTAGAAAGTATTTATCAAAAATTTACAAACTGA
- a CDS encoding type II toxin-antitoxin system VapC family toxin, producing the protein MWFIGGNKKLSNEARKFIESFENELVMSVASLWETAIKISIGKLEFYKCFEVLISEKIEENEIDILQINLKHFSEMMKLPFHHRDPFDRLIIAQGISERIPIITCDYAFKIYPVDIIW; encoded by the coding sequence CTGTGGTTTATCGGAGGCAATAAAAAATTAAGCAACGAAGCCAGAAAATTTATAGAGAGTTTTGAAAATGAGCTTGTTATGAGTGTGGCAAGCTTATGGGAAACAGCAATTAAAATCAGTATAGGCAAACTTGAATTCTACAAATGTTTTGAAGTGCTTATTTCTGAAAAAATTGAAGAAAACGAAATTGATATTCTTCAAATAAATCTAAAGCATTTTTCTGAAATGATGAAACTTCCATTTCATCACAGGGATCCGTTTGACAGACTTATTATTGCGCAGGGAATTTCCGAAAGAATTCCTATTATTACCTGCGATTATGCTTTTAAAATTTATCCTGTTGATATTATATGGTAA
- a CDS encoding type II toxin-antitoxin system VapC family toxin, with amino-acid sequence MILYLDTSAIVKKYFNEQGSAEVIRLWKKTSSIITSTAAYAETLAAIHRKKRETADIDQSIFKAIRIAFEKDWKSFIHVDVTSALNKTIKRVIATHPLKGFDAIHLASALIVRERIDEEFVFACYDKSLNKSAGKEGLITLP; translated from the coding sequence ATGATTCTCTATCTTGACACAAGCGCTATAGTTAAAAAATATTTCAACGAACAAGGTTCCGCAGAGGTAATACGTTTGTGGAAAAAAACAAGTTCAATTATAACTTCCACTGCAGCCTATGCGGAAACACTGGCCGCCATCCATAGAAAAAAAAGGGAAACGGCTGATATTGATCAATCCATTTTCAAAGCAATCCGAATAGCGTTTGAAAAGGACTGGAAAAGTTTCATTCATGTCGATGTGACAAGCGCTCTAAACAAAACCATTAAAAGAGTGATAGCCACGCATCCACTTAAAGGATTTGATGCCATCCATCTCGCCTCGGCATTAATTGTGCGGGAAAGAATTGACGAAGAATTTGTTTTTGCATGTTACGACAAAAGCCTGAACAAATCAGCCGGAAAAGAGGGTCTGATAACGTTACCATAA
- the ltrA gene encoding group II intron reverse transcriptase/maturase — MGDTQMSQTISTKSREIARTVACNSRPIEWGQPPVLTGGSSLIKIELLAQSNPELVFTSVVHRIDFDLLKQSFRKIRKSKSAGVDKVTAKEYAENLDQNLYNLYERLRRGQYVASPVKRIWIDKEGGKKRPIGIPVLEDKIVQKAAAAILNVIFDRNFYNFSHAFRKGRSQHMAIKDLREQCLKQNISWIVSADITGLFDNINHELLKDMIRRRVSDGGMIRLIGKWLNAGVMEEGNLTYSETGTPQGGVISPVLSNIFLHYVLDDWYVKEVIPRMKGRCSIIRWADDFILGFEYEKDALRVMDVLPRRFEQFELSLHPEKTKLIRFSKRISGKGNGTFDFLGFTFYWSKSLKGYMVIKKKTARKRSSRFMKRIWIWCKDNRHKPMAEQYEILCSKLRGFYQYFGVISNYKVLEVVFEYTEKAWRRWLSRRSHKGEVMFEDLRTTYPLPLPRIVHNI, encoded by the coding sequence ATGGGAGATACACAGATGTCACAAACCATATCAACAAAAAGCCGAGAAATTGCAAGAACGGTCGCTTGCAATTCCAGACCGATAGAATGGGGACAACCACCGGTGTTAACAGGTGGGTCATCCCTTATCAAAATCGAGCTGCTTGCTCAAAGTAATCCTGAACTGGTATTTACATCAGTAGTCCATCGGATAGACTTTGATTTACTGAAACAATCCTTTCGTAAAATTCGGAAAAGCAAATCTGCAGGAGTGGACAAGGTTACGGCAAAGGAGTATGCCGAAAATCTTGATCAAAACCTCTATAATCTGTATGAACGACTGCGGAGAGGACAGTACGTTGCGTCTCCTGTAAAGCGTATCTGGATAGACAAGGAAGGAGGGAAAAAGCGTCCAATTGGCATACCTGTACTTGAGGATAAAATTGTCCAGAAAGCAGCAGCAGCCATATTGAATGTCATATTTGACAGGAATTTTTACAATTTTTCCCATGCATTCAGAAAAGGTCGGAGCCAACACATGGCAATCAAAGATTTACGTGAGCAATGCTTGAAGCAGAATATCAGCTGGATAGTAAGCGCAGATATTACAGGACTATTTGACAATATTAATCACGAGTTACTTAAAGACATGATACGTCGGAGAGTAAGTGACGGCGGAATGATTCGCCTGATAGGGAAGTGGTTGAATGCAGGCGTAATGGAGGAAGGCAACCTGACGTACTCTGAAACGGGCACTCCACAGGGAGGAGTAATTTCCCCTGTGCTCAGTAATATCTTTCTTCATTATGTTTTAGATGACTGGTACGTGAAAGAAGTGATCCCCCGGATGAAAGGGAGATGCTCCATCATACGCTGGGCGGATGATTTCATCCTCGGGTTCGAGTATGAAAAAGACGCATTGCGTGTCATGGATGTATTACCCAGGCGGTTCGAACAGTTCGAGCTGTCACTTCACCCGGAAAAGACAAAACTGATTCGATTTTCCAAACGCATTAGCGGAAAGGGAAACGGGACGTTTGATTTTTTAGGGTTTACATTTTACTGGTCAAAATCATTAAAAGGGTACATGGTAATAAAGAAAAAGACGGCAAGAAAGCGTTCAAGCCGTTTTATGAAGAGAATATGGATATGGTGCAAGGATAACCGTCATAAGCCAATGGCCGAGCAGTATGAGATTCTTTGCAGTAAACTGCGAGGTTTTTACCAGTACTTTGGAGTAATAAGTAACTACAAAGTGCTGGAAGTTGTGTTTGAATATACTGAGAAAGCATGGCGTCGATGGTTAAGCCGAAGAAGTCACAAGGGCGAAGTAATGTTCGAGGACTTGCGCACAACATACCCACTGCCATTACCCAGAATAGTCCATAATATTTGA
- a CDS encoding HigA family addiction module antitoxin, which translates to MVNKISPIHPGEVLFEDFLKPMNISQNQLAGDLAVSTRRINEIVNCKRSITADTALRLAACFGNSPSFWPGLQMEYDLDAAEDALSSKIKKVVRRQASA; encoded by the coding sequence ATGGTAAATAAAATTTCCCCAATTCATCCCGGCGAGGTTCTTTTTGAAGATTTTCTCAAACCGATGAATATAAGCCAAAATCAGCTTGCCGGAGACCTTGCCGTCTCTACGCGCCGTATAAACGAAATAGTCAATTGTAAAAGAAGCATAACCGCGGATACGGCTCTTCGTCTTGCGGCCTGTTTTGGCAATTCCCCATCATTCTGGCCCGGGCTCCAAATGGAATATGATCTTGATGCAGCAGAAGATGCGCTCTCCTCGAAAATCAAAAAGGTAGTCCGGCGTCAAGCTTCGGCATAA
- a CDS encoding type II toxin-antitoxin system Phd/YefM family antitoxin, protein MLNIDIEQAKNSFSALIEQTIEGNEIIITKQGQPVVKLIALMKKHKKKRLFGSAKGLIKMAADFDKTPEDFRDYI, encoded by the coding sequence ATGCTCAATATTGATATTGAACAAGCTAAAAACAGTTTTTCGGCTCTTATTGAACAAACTATCGAAGGAAATGAAATTATAATAACAAAACAAGGTCAACCAGTTGTAAAATTGATTGCACTTATGAAAAAGCATAAAAAAAAGCGTTTGTTCGGAAGCGCAAAAGGTTTAATAAAAATGGCCGCCGACTTTGATAAAACACCTGAAGATTTCCGGGATTACATTTAA
- a CDS encoding Txe/YoeB family addiction module toxin yields MSRILAWTDEAWQGYLYWQSQDRKTLKRINKLIEDTKREPFVGIGKPEPLRENLSGFWSRRIDDTNRLVYAVNDNFIAIISCRYHY; encoded by the coding sequence TTGAGTAGGATACTTGCTTGGACTGATGAAGCATGGCAAGGATATCTCTATTGGCAATCGCAAGATAGAAAAACACTTAAGCGAATTAATAAACTGATTGAAGATACGAAAAGAGAACCTTTTGTGGGAATAGGAAAACCTGAACCATTGCGTGAAAATTTGTCTGGGTTTTGGTCTCGTCGAATAGATGACACAAATCGTTTAGTATATGCTGTCAATGACAATTTTATCGCTATTATTTCATGTAGATATCACTATTAA
- a CDS encoding type II toxin-antitoxin system Phd/YefM family antitoxin — translation MKTAGIKELKNRLSSYLTLVKKGEEVLITDRGKPIARIIPEDTQKTSLRRALQPLIMEGLVNLPADRIDRDISIPVELPGKQVSEMVSEDRR, via the coding sequence ATGAAAACAGCAGGGATAAAAGAGCTTAAGAACCGGTTGAGTTCTTACCTCACCCTTGTTAAAAAAGGTGAAGAGGTGCTGATTACCGACAGGGGCAAACCGATTGCGCGTATAATTCCCGAAGATACCCAAAAGACCTCCTTGAGACGAGCGCTTCAGCCTCTGATAATGGAAGGCCTGGTAAATTTACCTGCAGACCGGATCGATAGAGACATCTCCATCCCTGTCGAACTTCCGGGAAAACAGGTCTCAGAAATGGTCAGTGAGGATCGGCGATGA